The proteins below come from a single Metarhizium brunneum chromosome 1, complete sequence genomic window:
- the qa-y_1 gene encoding Quinate permease, with protein sequence MAGGVKKPVNIFRLGNLGEPDGVFNWRLWFAVVSFGLLGAARGIDEGLISGAFNSPDFQSTIDYKSFSSVEQANIKANVSAMVQIGSVAGALIAFLVCDRIGRIMATRFLCVLWVVGIIIFMIGGVNGNLGAIYAGRFIAGLGVGQTPVVGPIYIAEVAPASVRGLCTCFFTGAVYIGIVLAYFTNYGCRLNIPSSSHNQWLVPTSLHIMMAGIIFILTFMQYESPRFLVKQGKNERATHVMARLRKQAPDGEYVTREIASIQAALDHELEATKGVGWAGKLKEMFLDKSNLYRVYLATMVQLLSQWSGAGSITLYAPDLFEILGITGSEEGLLVTAVFGIVKLVSAVLCALFLVDVIGRKRALLTGITLQAISMIYVASFLTAVPELGTVKHYVLPASKVPASRGAIAMIYVSGCGWALGWNSMQYLLTAELFPLRIRALATSWAMTLHFANQYGNSRAVPNMLLPTSDGGISPMGTFWCFAAVTILGGVWVWFSVPETSGRTLESMDRLFDLPWYKIGLHGNRDAEQQDMAYNEKQRIAEETHGAGQHIEERKTTTVA encoded by the exons atggcaggCGGTGTGAAAAAACCCGTCAACATCTTCCGCCTTGGGAACCTTGGGGAACCCGACGGGGTCTTCAATTGGCGCCTGTGGTTTGCCGTGGTGTCCTTTGGTCTTCTCGGTGCTGCTCGTGGTATTGACGAGGGTCTCATCTCCGGGGCCTTCAACTCGCCTGATTTCCAGTCAACCATCGACTACAAGTCCTTCTCTTCTGTCGAGCAAGCCAACATCAAGGCCAATGtgtcggccatggtgcaAATTGGTTCCGTCGCCGGTGCTTTGAT TGCTTTCCTTGTGTGCGATCGCATCGGCCGCATCATGGCCACTCGGTTCCTCTGCGTCCTCTGGgtcgtcggcatcatcatcttcatgaTCGGAGGTGTCAATGGCAATCTCGGCGCCATCTATGCGGGGAGATTTATTGCAGGCCTTGGCGTGGGACAGACCCCTGTCGTGGG CCCTATTTATATTGCCGAAGTCGCGCCCGCTTCCGTTCGAGGCCTTTGCACATGTTTCTTCACCGGAGCTGTTTACATCGGCATCGTCTTGGCATACTTCACCAACTATGGCTGCAGGCTCAACATCCCCAGCTCAAGCCACAATCAGTGGCTTGTCCCCACAAGTTTGCACATCATGATGGCCGGCATCATTTTCATCTTGACCTTTATGCAATACGAATCTCCCCGCTTCCTCGTCAAACAGGGCAAGAATGAGAGGGCTACTCATGTCATGGCTCGTTTGCGCAAGCAGGCGCCCGATGGCGAGTACGTCACGCGCGAAATCGCAAGTATTCAGGCCGCCTTGGACCATGAGCTCGAAGCCACCAAGGGGGTTGGCTGGGCTGGCAAGCTCAAAGAGATGTTCCTGGACAAGAGCAACCTCTACCGTGTCTACCTCGCCACCATGGTCCAATTGCTGTCTCAATGGTCCGGCGCTGGCTCCATCACCCTCTACGCACCTGATCTGTTCGAGATTCTCGGCATCACCGGTAGCGAGGAGGGCCTTCTTGTCACTGCCGTCTTTGGTATTGTGAAGCTTGTTTCGGCGGTGCTTTGCGCCCTCTTCCTGGTGGATGTCATTGGCCGAAAGCGTGCGCTGCTCACTGGTATCACCCTGCAAGCTATCTCCATGATCTATGTCGCTAGTTTCTTGACGGCTGTTCCTGAGCTGGGCACTGTCAAACACTATGTCCTGCCTGCTTCAAAGGTCCCCGCCAGCCGTGGAGCCATTGCTATGATCTATGTCTCAGGCTGCGGATGGGCTCTTGGGTGGAACTCGATGCAGTACTTGCTGACTGCAGAGTTGTTCCCCCTGAGAATTCGTGCTCTGGCTACCTCGTGGGCCATGACCCTGCACTTCGCCAACCAGTACGGCAACTCTCGTGCTGTCCCCAATATGCTGCTTCCCACTTCTGACGGTGGTATCTCACCCATGGGCACTTTCTGGTGCTTTGCGGCGGTCACCATCCTGGGAGGCGTCTGGGTCTGGTTCTCTGTTCCTGAGACCAGCGGCCGCACCCTCGAGAGCATGGATCGCCTGTTCGATCTCCCCTGGTATAAGATTGGTCTGCATGGCAACCGGGACGCTGAACAGCAGGACATGGCTTATAATGAGAAACAGCGTATTGCTGAAGAGACACACGGCGCTGGACAGCACATTGAGGAGAGGAAGACCACGACGGTTGCATAG
- the pnk1 gene encoding Bifunctional polynucleotide phosphatase/kinase: MAPSHSASKRKAGEAPISPPPIKRSLQSTTTKSAVANFFTPTSQKPKDRTTWSERGPNDDVPATLLVGRYVPEAHNSGQKPRRKIAAFDLDSTLITTSSGKKHASDATDWKWWHPQVPGILQKLYKEKDYQVVILSNQGGMTLHFDPSYKGPKANVQKRVTEFKQKCSAILNSLDIPISVYAATERDIYRKPNTGMWKEVCEDYDIPENEVDLEHSFFVGDAGGRVAGLSGSGSEGLVAKAKDFSCSDRNFAHNAGITYKTPEEYFLGEKPRDFARDFDVAQFPFDEAVSSSEGPSKVFERKNEKDVVLFCGPPGAGKSTFFWRYLRPLGYERVNQDSLKSRDKCLQAARELLSEGSSVAVDNTNADPETRALWVDIASKAKVPIRCVWFKTPLHICEHNDAVRAHNQSLNPEARQRLPKLAFTGFASRYKAPQIKEGFQDIVELEFKFLGTKKEHDIWARYWA, encoded by the exons ATGGCGCCATCACATTCTGCTAGCAAACGGAAAGCTGGGGAAGCACCCATTTCGCCCCCTCCTATCAAACGGTCTCTGCAGAGCACAACGACTA AGTCAGCGGTAGCCAACTTTTTTACTCCAACTTCACAAAAGCCTAAGGATCGAACGACTTGGTCTGAACGCGGTCCGAATGACGATGTTCCTGCCACATTGCTAGTCGGTCGATATGTACCTGAGGCACACAATTCCGGGCAGAAGCCCAGAAGAAAGATTGCAGCATTCGACTTGGATTCTACTTTGATCACGACCAGCTCTGGAAAGAAACATGCGAGTGATGCGACAGATTGGAAGTGGTGGCACCCACAAGTTCCCGGGATTCTCCAAAAATTATACAAGGAGAAGGACTATCAAGTTGTCATTTTATCCAACCAGGGAGGAATGACGTTGCATTTCGATCCATCATATAAAGGCCCAAAGGCAAATGTCCAGAAGCGAGTTACCGAATTCAAGCAAAAGTGCAGTGCTATTCTCAACAGTCTTGATATCCCGATAAGTGTTTACGCCGCAACCGAAAGGGATATTTACAGGAAACCTAACACAGGAATGTGGAAGGAAGTTTGCGAAGACTACGACATCCCAGAAAACGAGGTCGACTTGGAACACAGCTTCTTCGTGGGCGATGCGGGCGGTCGAGTTGCTGGTCTCAGCGGTTCTGGTAGTGAGGGTCTCGTGGCAAAAGCCAAAGACTTCAGCTGCTCGGATAGGAACTTTGCCCACAATGCGGGAATTACTTACAAAACTCCAGAGGAATATTTTTTGGGGGAAAAGCCAAGGGACTTTGCTCGAGATTTTGACGTCGCACAATTTCCATTTGACGAGGCGGTATCTTCGTCTGAGGGACCTTCTAAAGTGTTTGAAAGGAAGAATGAAAAGGATGTGGTATTATTCTGCGGGCCACCGGGAGCTGGAAAGAGCACATTCTTTTGGAGGTATCTCAGGCCATTAGGGTATGAGAGAGTCAACCAGGACTCTCTTAAAAGCCGGGATAAATGTCTTCAGGCTGCCAGGGAGTTATTGTCTGAGGGAAGCTCCGTCGCTGTTG ATAATACGAATGCTGACCCTGAAACACGCGCGTTGTGGGTGGATATTGCGTCCAAAGCGAAGGTCCCCATCCGATGCGTTTGGTTCAAGACACCGCTTCATATTTGTGAGCACAATGATGCAGTTCGAGCTCACAATCAGTCGTTAAATCCGGAAGCAAGGCAACGCCTACCAAAACTAGCCTTCACGGGCTTCGCCTCGAGATATAAAGCACCACAAATCAAGGAGGGGTTTCAAGACATAGTAGAATTAGAGTTCAAGTTCCTTGGGACGAAGAAGGAGCATGATATCTGGGCACGATATTGGGCGTAG